DNA from Gramella sp. MAR_2010_147:
TTTAAAGTCCAACACACTTAACAACCCTCTTAACCTCCTGCTAGGCATTGGTTTTTGCGGGGGCTTCACTACATTCTCTACATTCTCTTTCGAGAATTATTCCTTAATTAAATCTGGAGATTATTTAAGTTTTTCCATTTACTTTTTTGGAAGTATTATTTTGGGAATTCTGGCAGTTCTTGCCGGAATTTTAATTTCAAAGCTCTTCTAGCCGACAAATTACAATACTAAATTCTTAAAAATTTATATTTTGAATAAACACCCCTAAAATAATAGGGGTGTTTATTTTTTATTTCATAAAAATCACCCTAGCCCCCTTTCGAAATACAGGTTAACTCATTCATTTTATTAAATTTGATCACTTATCAATACTTAATTATGAAAAAAATTGAAGCAATCATTCGAAAATCAGAATTCGATGAAACCAAAGAAGCCCTTCATGCCATAGGGGTCACCTTTTTTAGTTATTGGGATGTAACTGGAGTGGGTAATGAGAAAGTAGGTCATGTTTATCGTGGTGTTAGTTATAGCACTGCAGATATTCAACGTAGATACCTGTCTATAGTTGTCACCGATTCTTTCGTAGAAAAAACCATAGATACGCTGCTAAAAACTGCTTATACCGGCAAAGTTGGTGACGGAAAGATCTTTGTCTTACCGGTAGAGGAAGCTTACCGTATTAGAACCAAAGAAAAAGGTGGGGAATCCCTTGAATAAATAATTAAAGAATACTAACGATTAAGAAATTATGGAAGGACTATTAACTATAAATAACGTATGGATGATGATCTGTACCGGCCTGGTGTTTTTCATGCACCTCGGTTTCGCATTATTAGAAATAGGTTTAACGAGACAAAAGAATACGATTAATATATTATTCAAGAACCTCTTTATTATTACCATGGGACTTCTCCTGTACTGTCTTTTAGGATTCAATCTAATGTACCCCGGAGAATTCAATGGATTTTTAGGCTTCGCAGGATTTGGACTAAGCAGTCCCCTGGCAGATGGAAGTCTTGACCTCGCTTATAGCGAAGGTTATACCTACTGGACAGATTTTCTCTTTCAGGGAATGTTCGCAGCCACCGCAGCAACCATCGTTTCTGGTGCTGTTGCCGAAAGGATCAAGCTAAACAGCTTTATGGTATTTGTAATATTATATGTTGGAATTATTTATCCTATTGCGGGCTCCTGGAAATGGGGTGGTGGATTTCTTGATGAAATGGGATTCTATGATTTCGCGGGCTCTACACTTGTTCACTCTGTTGGTGGATGGGCAGCACTGGTTGCCATCTGGCTTTTGGGTGCCAGAATAGGAAAATTTAAAGATGGTAAGATTGGTGCTTTTCCCGGGCATAATATGCCATTTGCTACTGCCGGTGTGATCATACTCTGGTTAGGCTGGTTTGGATTCAACGGTGGATCTGTACTTTCAGCAGATCCTGAATTAACTTCATTAACACTGGTAACAACATGCTTAGCCGCTGCTGCTGGCGGGGTAGCCTCGTTTATATTCTCCACAACGCTTTATAAAAATTATGACATCACCATGTTCTTAAACGGAATTTTGGGTGGACTTGTAGGTATAACAGCAGGTGCAGATCAAATGTCTCCAACAGATGCCATTCTAATTGGTGCAGTCGCAGGAGTGATCATC
Protein-coding regions in this window:
- a CDS encoding P-II family nitrogen regulator, with translation MKKIEAIIRKSEFDETKEALHAIGVTFFSYWDVTGVGNEKVGHVYRGVSYSTADIQRRYLSIVVTDSFVEKTIDTLLKTAYTGKVGDGKIFVLPVEEAYRIRTKEKGGESLE
- the crcB gene encoding fluoride efflux transporter CrcB, producing the protein MKNLLLVFIGGGLGSSLRYILSKYLNASSLIPYGTFLVNIVGSLLLGIILGWALKSNTLNNPLNLLLGIGFCGGFTTFSTFSFENYSLIKSGDYLSFSIYFFGSIILGILAVLAGILISKLF
- the amt gene encoding ammonium transporter, which translates into the protein MEGLLTINNVWMMICTGLVFFMHLGFALLEIGLTRQKNTINILFKNLFIITMGLLLYCLLGFNLMYPGEFNGFLGFAGFGLSSPLADGSLDLAYSEGYTYWTDFLFQGMFAATAATIVSGAVAERIKLNSFMVFVILYVGIIYPIAGSWKWGGGFLDEMGFYDFAGSTLVHSVGGWAALVAIWLLGARIGKFKDGKIGAFPGHNMPFATAGVIILWLGWFGFNGGSVLSADPELTSLTLVTTCLAAAAGGVASFIFSTTLYKNYDITMFLNGILGGLVGITAGADQMSPTDAILIGAVAGVIIVLGVALIDRIRLDDPVGAVAVHLICGIWGTLAVGIFGNMAGFDQFITQLIGVACYAAICIVGSFIIFYVLKITIGIRVSAKEETEGLDMHEHGMDAYPDFGLNQH